ATAAGGAAAAGTGTAGAGACAGTGAATTGCTGTTTTTAGCTTAAGGTCAGACTGATTCCAAAACTGAAACCaaattttaaaatttaattttaatagcAATAGGAAGACTTTATTgtagagaaaaataataatttaaattctgattacatttttataactACACCTTTTTAATTGTCATATTGtcatgagaaatgtgagaaacaTATTATGGATTATTATTTTTCTAACAGTGACACTTTAGAAGGTTTAAGAGCGCCTCCTTGTTTCTGCTTTAAAACATTTCAGAAGCGCTGCTACAGTACGTGACTCACCAAAGCACATAATGAACAATTCATCCTAATGCAGATAGTTGCTACTGCTACACATTAATGTGTGCATTGGGTTATATATCTGATACTGAAATACATTTCCTTCGATTTTAAAAACAcacttaaaaacacatttgatgtTTGGTCAACTCTTTTAACTGTATAACATCCATACGCACAAACCTTTCTgttatttatgaaataaaaaatagaattatttattaatattataatttctaAAGATACCTTTCCCTACATGCAATTTAGGTAATTATGAATCCTCTTCACCAACAATACCTTAAACTCTAGAGTTTTatccattttaaaaaaataaaacacatcagAACAGTTTTCCAACAGTTATGGAACCGTAGGAGCAACGAACACTGAGAATACTCGGAAAATGACATTCCTACCTTGTCTGTGTAATTGTTGCTTCGGTAACTTTTTTCACATATCCATTCTGTGAGTTTGCGTGTTCAGTGGAGTGCGTTCTGGTTGCGCGATGCTCTTTCTGTCACAGTGTTTTTGGATggataagagggaggagagagagtgcAGGAAATGATGAGAACCGTTATTTGAGAAATGTGATATGTGTCTGTATAAaacaatttcattttgttttactgAATGACCAATCCGTTGAACTTCTCCGTTGCTATACTATACATTAAACCTTGCAAATACTGTAAACATTTAGAGTAAGATTTACAAATAGTTTAAGGATGCGTTGTCCTGTTGTTATTACAAGAGAGAATTTCCCTATTAATTCCAGGCCAAATTCAGTCGACATTTTTTTTTTCGAAGCATAATTTGTTCGTTCAATTATGCGTTATCAGTTTACCGACAGTCGGCGTTAATGTGCTTTAACGCtgttgacaaaaaaaaagtttgaaacagTGACTCCTACAGATGTAAAGTAACAGTTCAACCCAAAAATTAatatgttctcatcatttattcaccctcatgccatcctagatgtgtatgacttgcttctgcagaacaaagaagattttcagaagaatatttcagctctgttggtcaatacaatgcaagtgcatggtgaccagaaatctgaaggtctaTGAAGcatataaaagtaacccatataaCTCcattgattaaatccatatcttcagtagcaatataagtgtaggtgagagacagataaacatttaagtcCTATTATACTATAAACATCCACTTTCACTGTCAGatgtgaaagtgcagatttatagtaaaaaaaaaaggacttaaatattaatctgtttcttacccacacctatcatatcacttctgaagatatggatttaaccaatagagtcatatggattacttttatgctgcattgatgtgcatttggagcttcaaagtttttttctgataaaaaacacacacatctgcaatggcatgagggtgagtaaatgatgagagaattttttttttttttgagtaaaataaatctttaaaattactattattaggcTACTACTACTACTTGAAAGCACTTTCTGCGTCAGTTGTGAATCATGTTATGGCAAGAGCAATATGAATATAATCCAAAACAAAGTGCACATAATTCACAGAACTGGATTGTAAAGTAGGCTCCATTAAACCATGTACCTgagcatttaaattaataaaaatacacagCATATTTAATGACAAAGAGTATAATTCAGACATCTTCAATGCATATACCTTAGAAAATACTGTCTTAAAGATTTCAAAGACCAAATGAACATCATGTAGCTTTAACCTGAATCTACAAAAAGCTATAAGAATTGAGTCATCAAACAGCATATTATTGTATATCATGACAAAAAAACACATCCACAAATTactatttacatactgtataacatAAACCACAATGTATGAAAGAAAGCAAGCAAGAGAAGAGTGGTAAAAGGAAACTTTACCCAACTTACACTTCGTTACAAgacagaaaatgtttattttggggtGAGAAACAATTctgaactttatttaaaaaaaattatagattaaACGAATCACCTAATTTTAGGAGGCAATTGGCACTTTATCCCCACATCTGAACTGCATTAGGAATAAactttttctcttatttttttgtgttgctaATTTGAGAGTCCATGATttcaaaatgaaagaaaagtTGATGCAAACAACCTTTATCAGAATAATAAACAAGGCTTCGTCTCACTCATTGATCAAGACAAGAAATTTATACACACcaaaaacagacatacacacaaatgaTGTTAAACGTTGGCACCGTTTGACCATTGATGAGTGTTGGACATCATGGAAAAGACCCAGCCTTTAGCGTAGTATCAGAACCCATATGTAACAGTTCACTTCAGACTGAGAGAGCTTTTAGCTGAGCACCACATGGCGGTCGAAGACAGACTTGCGCTGTTCTTGGACCTGCCTCCTCCAGCGCTGCTGAGCGTGCTCCACTTTGTTAAGCATATTGGaacgagagcgagagcgagagagcacATCATGGGCATTGGCGAAGGGCTGCTGGTCCTGTAACAATAGAGTTCAATGTTTTTGTAAGGGCATGGGAGGAGTTTGAAGACGCAACAGGCCAAAATATTCAGATctatttatttacacttaacCAGTACATTTGGACTACATACTGCACATTTAGTCAAAACAGTGCATCTAAACTACCTACATTGCAATCTTATATTTAATCATGTATCTATAAGGAAGACAATCAACCTGAGGACACATAATACCATCGCTACTCAGAATGGAGCAGATGATAGGTGGATTAGCTATAGGGCGACAATAGACTCAGCCTCGCTGAACTACAAATGCAAAAAGCAgcaactacacattttgtcaatattGAGTTATGAGTGAAATCATCGGGTCTCTTAGACTATAATCGATCCTGTGGGTTTGGTTCAACCATGCTCAGATTTATAGAAAACAGAGTGAGAatattttataatccacatttggtTGGGCAGCTGAATTTTCTGATTTGTTTTCTTGctttatgtctgtgaaataattTGATATTTTCTGTACGGTACTGTATTTAGGGCTGGCGATATTACATGATAGATAGAGGCAATGACAATGTGTCAGTCgattgagtttttgtgtgtgtgtgtgggtctcaatatgtaaatatccatgttaCGTGGGCAGGGCTTCACGTAAGACAGAGAGTTGAAGAGAcaagaatctttttttttcccccccggCACTGAAAATTTCAATGAAAATCAGCAAATTCAAATGACATTGAATAGCGTTCGGCGGTTCATAAGTGgcaaatatgcttctcatctgacatgCGCATCTGTTTCGAGCATGCTATCTCCGGAGCATGCAAGTGCGCGTGAGTCCAGCAGTCTTCCCGATATTTGTGCTCCAAAAACAGGACAGTGCAGATTTTTAAACTTAACATGATCACCCTTACTGCATTTCTGTTCGAATGATGTTAgatattaggaaacaaacagACCATGTTTGCCTTAATATTCTCTATAGAGATGATTTTCATAATCAAGGGCATtggtgtttattttcatttaatatttttttaacttgtgaataattttcttcatcaaaatcagaatgagctttattgccaagtatgcttacagtAAGAGCCAAATTAAATTATTGTtcaaaccactagatggcagtgtgcACCAGTGGTGTGGGTGTGGTCACCTGTTAATTTAGCTTGTTATTAAAACTTCCCATGGGCTGTGTTATGGTTCTTACCATAGAGCAACAGAGCAACGTGTTACACAATGTAAGAgacatatatatattcattaaaaGACAGCAAAGGAGTTAAAATTAATATAGATGTGTGGACATTGTTTATTACGAACTATGCATAAAGAACATCTTACCACCTGGCCCTGGCTTATAGGATAAATCCATtacacttacacatacaaggaatttgtcttggtgacagaagcttccagtgcacagagATTagagaatagaaaatataagaatATATAGAACCACATccttcattcttgggagcaattttcaaatgcctgaggGTACCAAATTCATCTGTGTAAACAAAAGAACATCAttataaacacaatgggaccacgcagccatcatactgctcaggaaggagacgcattctgtctcctaaaaatgaatgtagtttggtgcgaaaagtgaaaatcaatcccagaacaacagcaaaggaccttgtgaagatgtaggaggaaacaggtagacaagtatctatatccacagtaaaatgtgtcctatatcaacataacctgaaaggctgctcagcaaggaagaaaccacttctccaaaaccacaataaaaaagccagattacagtttgcaagtgcacatggggacaaagatctttttgaagaaatgtcagatggtctgatgaaacaaaaattgaactgtttggccataatgaccattgttatgtttgaagtAAAAAGGGCAAGGCTTGCAAGCCcaagatcaccatcccaaccgtgaagcatgggggtggcagcatcatgttgtggtggtgctttgctgcaggagggactggtgcaaaatagatggcatcatgaggaaggaaaattatgtggatattttgaagcaagatctcaagacatcatccaggaagataaagcttggtcgcaaatgggtcctCCAAATGGACactgaccccaagcatacctccaaatttgtggcaaaatggcttaaggacaacaaagtcaaggtactgaatggcttaaggacaacaaagtcaaggtactggagtggctatcacaaatccgcgacctcaatctgatagaacatatgtgggcagaactgaaaaagcatgtgtgagcaaggagactAAAAAACCTGACTCAGTAAGGCCagctctgtctggaggaatgggccaaaattacagcaacttattgtgagaggcttgtggaaggctacccaaaatgtttgacctaagttaaacaatttaaaggcaatgctaccaaatacttacaAAGCGCATGtactgtaaacttctgactcactgggaatgtgatgaaagaaataagagctgaaataaataattctctctacaactattctgacatttcatattcttaaaataaagtagtaatcctaactgacctaatacagggaatgttttctacgactaaaggtcaaaaagtttgaaaaactgagtttaaatgcattTCGTTAAGGTGTACAACACTgtacaaaagttttaggcacttgtgaaaaatgttgcatagtgaggatgtcttcaaaaataatgacataaatagagtaatttatcagttaacatcatacaaagtccagtaaacataaaaaaagctaaatcaatattcggtgaccacttttgcctttaaaagagcaccaattctcctaggaacACCTGgaaacagtttttcttggttgttggcagacaaGATGTTCCaatcttcttggagaatttgccacagttcttctatctatttaggctgtctcaatatTTTCCGTCTCTTCGTGTAATCttagactgacacaatgttcagtggggggctttgtggggaccataacatctgttgcagggctccctgctcttctaatcttttctatttgcaaaagtaatgtttaggATGGGAAaattattgacacactaaagctgaagatataaataaccatctcaagccaaatgcttttgtgaaaataTCTTATGTGTCTAAgtcttttgcacaatactgtttgtaaacttctgacttcaactttatgtacaaatacaaatctgatgtgagggaatgtaatggcagattGAATAGGATATGTTGGCTAAATATAAATAGAccaagctgtgtattgcacataattattcctAGGTCGGTCAGTTTTAACTCTTCATGACATGGATAGCCTGAGAGGAAAAAAAGCGGTTCTTGTGTCTCGTTCATTGCATTGCTTTTAGAAGATGTCGAGTTTCTTGAggaaaatttataataataataatattggtcaacaacacATCAGACtaatatgtggcataatgtaaaATGTAGCTTTAGCTTAATTTGACTATGAAAATTTTAcaagagcatatatatatatatatttgtgacaTAAAATTATTACATCATGATATAAAATTCTGATATAAGATGTGTCGTATCGACCACCCCTAAATGTTTTAAGAGCCTCTACACATtttccaatatattcctgtcttgtgtggcaacaataaaataaaaatgtcattttcactGCAATCCATCTCAGATAAACCCAGCACTAAATGGTACCttataacaaaattaactgtgaTTTACTGCTTTACATGCAAAAGTGCGTGGTTCTTAGTCAAAATAAGCTACAATATGGACCACTAAGTTAGCCATTTGGTCAAAGATCAGGCCACACAAGACAAAGGCAAATTATCATCCACTTACCCCAACATCATCATCACTCTGAATGAGCTGTGAATGGCCAAACAGTCTTCTCTTCAGCATAGGCTCCAACAGTGTCAGATAGACCATGTACAACAGCAAAAGGCCCAGAATAGACAGATAAATTATAATGGTGACCTGTGAAACAAGGAAGGGCTATTATTGGTCCAACTTAAATATATTTGAAGTTGGCATATCAGGCCATACCATAACTCATGAAATACAGTCTCCAGAAGACTCTGCACCCACTTTAATAGTTCCAGAGCTCCTTTCTTCATACTTGCATTCACAGCGTAAACAGTACGCCTCCACATCCTTGCCTTCAACAGGCATTGGTTCCACCACATGGAGGCAATTACTGTGCAAATGAGGACATTTGATGAGTTATGGATCAGTGAATTGAGTCTCTAAGGCTCATACATATTTTAGTAAATCATTTACCAGTCCTTCAAGGAAACGTTCTGATTGTAGATCTTTCCATCAATGTCCTTGTAGGGCGGACAGATACATTTACAGCGGATGTCTTCTGAATTCTGCAATTGCAAAGACTACAATGTTTAGACGCTTGATGACCAATGAACAACATTATACAAATGAAGGAAGCTGGCACAGTTCATGATACTGTTTAGATAACAATTGAATTTATTGTACGATGTGAAAAGTGTTTGCATGTTCTTTGATTCATGTATTATTCCGTTATTTCGCAGAATTACTAAAACATGTTAAAGGCTAGTTAGCTTTGCTAGCTAAAACAACTATACATTGCGCTGAAAACACACCAGTCTTACATAATAGCAGTTCATTTGTGTCTTATAACAGTGCCCGATAGCATAATTTACCTTGGCTTCTGAGGTTTGTGCTGATGATGTCAGAAGAAAACACACTAGCGATGAAAACGTCCACAGATTGACAGCGGCTGTTGAGATCAATGGAGACATTTTTTGGTC
The sequence above is a segment of the Xyrauchen texanus isolate HMW12.3.18 chromosome 2, RBS_HiC_50CHRs, whole genome shotgun sequence genome. Coding sequences within it:
- the tmem9b gene encoding transmembrane protein 9B isoform X1 — protein: MSPLISTAAVNLWTFSSLVCFLLTSSAQTSEAKNSEDIRCKCICPPYKDIDGKIYNQNVSLKDCNCLHVVEPMPVEGKDVEAYCLRCECKYEERSSGTIKVTIIIYLSILGLLLLYMVYLTLLEPMLKRRLFGHSQLIQSDDDVGDQQPFANAHDVLSRSRSRSNMLNKVEHAQQRWRRQVQEQRKSVFDRHVVLS
- the tmem9b gene encoding transmembrane protein 9B isoform X2 gives rise to the protein MPVEGKDVEAYCLRCECKYEERSSGTIKVTIIIYLSILGLLLLYMVYLTLLEPMLKRRLFGHSQLIQSDDDVGDQQPFANAHDVLSRSRSRSNMLNKVEHAQQRWRRQVQEQRKSVFDRHVVLS